One part of the Flavobacterium johnsoniae UW101 genome encodes these proteins:
- a CDS encoding DUF6660 family protein, giving the protein MKWITILLSIYLMALSNMPCADMEVNSAMHKTAQFASEDNHSHDKDNDLCSPFCACNCCGAQVLSYHSAVSFEFPKTYNQISIVLPSYSSVFISNFYGSIWQPPQIA; this is encoded by the coding sequence ATGAAATGGATCACTATTTTATTGTCAATTTATTTGATGGCACTTTCAAATATGCCCTGCGCAGATATGGAAGTAAATAGTGCTATGCATAAAACGGCGCAGTTTGCTTCAGAAGACAATCATTCGCATGATAAAGACAATGATTTGTGTTCTCCGTTTTGTGCCTGTAACTGTTGCGGCGCACAGGTTTTAAGTTACCATTCTGCTGTAAGTTTTGAGTTTCCTAAAACTTACAATCAAATTTCAATAGTTTTACCAAGTTACAGTTCTGTTTTTATTTCCAATTTCTACGGAAGTATTTGGCAGCCCCCTCAAATAGCATAA
- a CDS encoding porin family protein, with product MKKSLILLIAVFSIHQAKSQVLISLIFGDKLNSPFLEFGLEGGLNLSDISDLESSGMNPGFNLGFYFDIRSKQNPAWMINTGVIVKSPMGARHIPVYSLDDVNLDNTFAGGTVNREIRYFNVPILIKYQFKNRIYLKTGPQLGLLASAFDEFKNEVNKNDVVYKKKIRDEIRVIDAGIAFGTGYHMNVGNGLNITIQYYYGLVPVMKGDGPNVYNRSLYLTAGIPIGKGKAAQRRAEQDAELYKVIPPEDERPKPEK from the coding sequence ATGAAAAAAAGTCTAATATTACTTATCGCGGTATTTTCGATACATCAGGCAAAATCTCAGGTTTTGATTTCTTTGATTTTTGGTGATAAACTGAATTCTCCATTTCTGGAATTTGGTCTGGAGGGCGGTCTCAATCTTTCTGATATTTCTGATTTGGAAAGTTCTGGTATGAATCCGGGTTTTAATCTTGGTTTTTATTTTGACATTCGTTCCAAGCAAAATCCGGCTTGGATGATAAATACGGGGGTAATCGTAAAATCGCCAATGGGTGCACGCCATATTCCGGTTTATTCTTTAGATGATGTAAACTTAGATAACACCTTTGCCGGTGGAACTGTTAATAGAGAAATTCGATATTTTAATGTGCCTATTTTAATTAAATATCAGTTTAAAAATAGAATTTATCTTAAAACAGGACCTCAGCTGGGACTTTTGGCTTCGGCTTTTGATGAGTTTAAAAATGAAGTTAATAAGAATGATGTTGTTTACAAGAAAAAAATTAGAGATGAAATCAGGGTTATTGATGCCGGAATTGCCTTTGGAACGGGATATCACATGAATGTAGGCAACGGATTAAATATTACCATTCAATATTATTATGGATTGGTTCCGGTTATGAAAGGCGACGGACCAAATGTTTACAACAGGTCTTTGTACTTAACTGCAGGAATACCAATTGGAAAAGGAAAAGCAGCGCAGAGACGTGCTGAACAAGATGCAGAATTATATAAAGTTATTCCTCCTGAAGATGAAAGGCCGAAACCTGAAAAATAA
- a CDS encoding chemotaxis protein CheB, giving the protein MEENKIISNCRLTIIGGSAGSLNALMQILPELKRLHNFAVVIVLHRKSTDDQTLEELITLKSSVPVKAVEDKTNLKPGFVYVAPSNYHLLFEKDDTMSLDISEKINYSRPSIDVSFESAAEIYGNSLVGILLSGSNTDGTDGLKAIQAGGGKIVVQNPLSADMPFMPNNAILFTKPDYVLNNKEILELLNSINT; this is encoded by the coding sequence ATGGAGGAAAATAAAATAATATCTAACTGCCGATTAACTATAATAGGAGGATCAGCAGGGAGCTTAAACGCCTTAATGCAGATTTTACCAGAATTAAAAAGATTGCATAATTTTGCCGTTGTCATAGTATTACACCGCAAAAGCACCGATGACCAGACTTTAGAAGAACTCATTACTTTAAAATCGAGCGTTCCGGTAAAAGCTGTTGAAGACAAAACCAATCTTAAACCAGGTTTTGTCTATGTAGCCCCATCCAACTATCATTTATTATTTGAAAAAGATGATACAATGTCTCTTGATATTTCAGAGAAAATAAATTACAGTCGTCCCAGTATAGATGTTTCTTTCGAGTCGGCAGCAGAAATATACGGAAATTCTCTGGTTGGAATTCTATTATCAGGATCAAACACAGACGGAACAGACGGTTTAAAAGCCATTCAGGCAGGAGGTGGTAAAATTGTAGTGCAGAATCCGCTTTCGGCAGATATGCCTTTCATGCCTAATAATGCTATTTTATTTACAAAGCCAGATTATGTTTTAAACAACAAGGAAATATTAGAACTGCTCAATTCAATCAATACCTAA